A genomic window from Hippocampus zosterae strain Florida chromosome 13, ASM2543408v3, whole genome shotgun sequence includes:
- the LOC127613384 gene encoding ras-related protein Rab-40C-like gives MRGMMGSQSSPVKSYDYLLKFLLVGDSDVGKGEILESLQDGSVESPYAYTSGIDYKTTTILLDGRRVKLELWDTSGQGRFCTIFRSYSRGAQGILLVYDITNGWSFDGIDRWIREIDEHAPGVPRILVGNRLHLAFKRQVPTEQARAYAEKNSMTFFEVSPLCNFNVIESFTELSRIVLMRHGMEKFWRPNRVFSLQDLCCRSIVSCTPVHLIDKLPLPVAIKSHLKSFSMANGMNAVMMHGRSYSVANSAALGVTSCGSKANSIKRSKSFRPPQSPPKTSSSSSKGNCKIS, from the exons ATGCGTGGGATGATGGGCAGCCAGAGTAGTCCTGTCAAGAGTTACGACTATCTCCTTAAATTCCTCTTGGTGGGAGACAGTGACGTCGGGAAGGGAGAAATCCTGGAAAGTTTACAGGACGGCTCGGTAGAGTCTCCCTATGCTTACACTAGTG gaATAGATTACAAGACAACAACAATACTGCTGGATGGAAGAAGAGTAAAATTAGAGTTATG GGATACATCTGGCCAGGGCAGATTCTGCACCATCTTTAGGTCATACTCAAGAGGAGCACAG GGCATCCTCCTTGTTTATGACATCACCAATGGCTGGTCGTTTGATGGCATTGACCGCTGGATCCGAGAAATTGATGAG CATGCCCCAGGTGTGCCCAGGATCTTGGTTGGTAACCGACTTCACTTAGCTTTCAAGCGGCAGGTTCCAACAGAGCAAGCAAGGGCTTACGCTGAGAAAAACAGCATGACGTTCTTTGAGGTCAGCCCGCTGTGCAACTTCAACGTCATCGAGTCTTTCACAGAACTCTCACGCATCGTGCTCATGAGGCATGGGATGGAGAAGTTCTGGAGGCCCAACAGAG TTTTCAGCCTCCAAGATCTGTGCTGCCGTTCCATCGTCTCCTGCACGCCCGTGCACCTCATCGACAAGCTGCCTCTCCCCGTGGCCATCAAATCCCATCTCAAATCCTTCTCCATGGCCAACGGCATGAATGCCGTCATGATGCACGGGCGCTCCTACTCGGTAGCCAACAGTGCCGCCTTGGGCGTCACAAGTTGTGGAAGCAAGGCCAACAGCATCAAACGCTCCAAGTCCTTCAGGCCCCCACAGAGTCCACCGAAaacctcttcatcctcatccaAAGGGAACTGTAAGATATCATAA